TGCCTTGCCTTGAGTGTGTGCCACATCCTGTGTCTCCTTGCTTAATCTTggctcctctgcctctctcagcctgtttgGCTCCCTTTGTGCAGCTCTCAGTCAAAGCTCAGGGGCTGAGTCTTCTCCACTTTATGCTGGAATCACTTCTCCTTAAtggcactggcactgcaggaAGTGTCTTCTGAAACAGCCCTGGAATCAGGCTGAGgtagcagaagcagcaggaggcttTAGGTGCCACTTCAGGCCCCTGCTGGGCTtcatccagctctgctcaggttTTCCAAAAGCACCAtggtgctctgctttccctttggAGAACCTCAGCACATCCAAAGCCATGTGCTCCTGGAGGTTTTCATCTTCACTTGAAGAAATTGTGATTGTTTTGCAGTTTCCCAAGAGAGTTGAGAGggcaaaagctgaaaaatgtcagCAGTTGTGTTCCACTGTAAAGGGGAACACTGAGACCATTTGAGTTTCAGTCAGGGCAACATTTTCCCAAATGAGCCTTGTGCCAAGAGTAGGCTGATGGCAAGAGACGGGAGGGAGTCAAAATCATCTGGTTTAGACTTTTTGAGATCATTTTGGTGCTCGGGGGTTGATATCTATGTGCTAGAAAATGCAtgtttgctgtgtctgtgtgtcccagaGGGCAGAACCTggcctgctggctgcaggcaggaatgcccagcagcccagcttgcctgcacaggcagcaagaACCCCTGGAGAGACAAGACTGGCTTTTGATACTGGAACCACACTGTGAGTCGGTGCTGGTCTTGTTTCTCCAGGCAGAAAATGCCTTCGAAGCCCACAGTCGGTAGGCACAGCCTGTCTGTGTTTCCGTCACTTTTGGCAAGCTGATTGCTCCCATGGTTTTATGATtcttccttgctgcttttctgcccaTTCAAATTCTCTTTGCCATCTCCTCATTTTAGGGGTTGTCTTGCTGTGTTCCTTTTGGTTTTCAGGTTTGCTTTATTCCCAGTAAGGCCACAGTGTTTGGTCTCCTCTCTTGCTGGTCTGCCTGCATGACTGTATCCCCAGAACTGCCCTACCCAAACCGGATCTGCTAGAAGggaatttcttccttcccccaggATAATGTGCTGGTTTGCTTTCAGGCAGCACATTCCCCCTCTGGAACAAGACTACTGCATGGCTGggtgcaggcaggagccagcaggtTTTTTGGCCTGTTGAAGATGCAGATGACTTGGTTCAGGTGCTCTGTCTCCATCCTGCTGGTGCTGACCTGCTCGGCCCTTCCTTCCCACCAGGCAGTGCCCTACTGCCCCTGGCCAAAATGCTGGACCCAGAGAGAAGGGATTCGAGTTCACCCTTGGGAATTATGTGCCTGTACCTCCACAGCTGAAAGTGCTTTGGAAAGGGGGTCAAGGAGGGATGTCAGCAGGGCACGGACAGGTCTCCTCTCGTGCTGTTTCCACAAGTGGCAAAACCATGGTTTCATGTCTTTCCCGCAGTTTCCTCAGGTGGTGAAGGTCTCCATGGAGAGCTCGCCTTACTTCCAGCTCACGTGCTCCAACGACGCGTACCGTGTCGTGCTGCCGGGCGCGTCCGCCCCCGTGCGCATCCGCTTCACCCCCGAGGAGAACAAGGTGAGACTGGAGGAGCCAAAGCACAGCATTGTCTCCAAAGCCACTGTGCTCCCTGCGCTCTGTGCACCCCCACATTCCATGCTGTGAGCCTGGCTCCAGGCCGTGGGCAGGCAGCCTGCAGCCAGTCACAGCCTGGCACGTGCTGTCAGGCACTGCGCCCgggcctggcaggctctgcttcccctccctgcgCATTCCTGAGCCTTCCCAGGGGAAGATGCGCAGGGAACAGTGAAAGTGACAGAGGGGCCTTGATAGATCTTCCGCCATCTCTAGGTACAGTGGAAGGGATTTCATTATTATGGAAAACACTAGAGGAACAAAGAGGTGGGAGagctttcctccttcctgaCTGGCAACAGCTTCCCTGCCTCACCCTGGGCTGGAGCAAAGACGGTGCTTTTCCACACCCTCTGTTCTCCAGCTGTGGGAACCCcgggcaaggggaatatccccctgtctgccctggggtgctctgactcccaagaaaacactgactttgaccctcattcatggagaaggcCTCCTAAGCCTCAGAGTAAACCAggaaccacaaaagtgtgaaacgGACTGTAAAAATTGTAGATAGTAGTATAGTATGTCACATGAGTAAGAAATTGaagttttaagatttttagTGCGTTATAGATAGGTTCAAAATAGAAGATACAAGGTGGTGTCTcgagttcctttcttctctcatcttcttcctcttttttcttaagTTTAAGTAGTATCTTGtaattaagttaaaaaaatctacaaGTTTTTAAGAGTCAGTTATTaagttagaaaaagaaataatctgagTATCACTTCTTAATTAGGTAgtttagtttttaattaaacttcAAAAGACCTTGCAGCACAAAGTTGTTaaccattcttgtgctgttttcaCACATACAAAGTCTAAGCACAGACAGTGTCCtaaagttttgataagataacaataaacagaaactAAAGAGCAAAAAAGTCCAATACgtctcccctggcaggggagccCCCAAAAAGTTACCCAGCTTAGAACCCACAAACTCACATCCAGccttgcagctgtgctggcccagAGCACAGGTGACCGTGGtacagctgcagggccagggcagaggaTGTGCTGTGCCCATGAGCCCGGCCTGGCACAGGCACACTGGGCTCTAGGTGCCCTTAGGCAGCAGGAGGTTGGTGAGCTGCAGGGGACTTGGTCACCTCCCTGAAAGAGCTGGTGTAGGGCAGGCAcaacctgcaggcagagctgtgagcccagagcagtgacactgctgtgcctctgtcttCATGCCTGTCACTCTGGTGGCTCTGTCACCTGGCAGCCGTTCCCTGCCAAAGGTGCTTTTGTGTGGAGGTTTGAACAGCGGTGCTGGGGCCCTGGCAAGTGCGATCTCAGTGCTGTGATCCGGAGGCTTGTTCATACAGAAGGGTTTAGGACATGGCATGGAAGGGAGGAAGCcttgcaggaaaacagaggctCTTTCCAACAGCATGCTGCCACCTCTTAGCGCTGTTCTTCTCCTGACTCGGTTGGAGAGGCAAAGGTAGAGGGCAGTTCTGAGCCAACTGATGTTTCTATACCAGGCCAGAGGTGCAGGAGCTTTTTGGGTGCAGCTGTTTCCTCatcttctttttgctgcttagAGTCAGTTTAACACTTTGCCCTATTCTCAAACAGTGGGAATATAGAAACCTAAAGAGGAATGTCCTGTGTTCCCTAGCTCCATGTTCCTTAGAAGGGACTTAGGAATTATTTAACATCATTAAAATTTAGAGTAAAAATTATGGTGGCCTAGGGCAGTTCTCTGGATGACCCAAGTGACACAAGAGCTTAATGCCACTGAGATAGGTTTTGCAAAGTGCACTGGTGCCTTTAAAATGCGACATATTAGTAGAAGTTAGTGTTCATTTTAGGGTGGAATAGGTAAACTGATGCCCTTGAAGGGTTATAGGAAACggtttttcttctgccatggGGATGGCACTAAATGTCCTGTGCTGAGctagtttcttttcctgcaggattatTCCCACCAGCTCGTCTGCATGACTGAAAGCGAAAGGATAGTTGTGCCAATTCGGGCCATTGGTGGCCGAACTATCCTGACCTTCCCTGACCAGCTGGACTTCTCGGCCTGTCCGGTCAAGTACAGCACCCAGAAGACTCTGCTGGTTCGCAATGTCGGTAACCGGGCAGCTCATTACCAGCTGAGCACCCAGAGGTGAGGATCTGTCCTTGTGCAAAACACCTTTGGGTGataacagggctgggaaagagcaacaaaaggaagcagagcgtggcagctgctgccctctctTTGTGTTGCAGTCCTTTCTCCGTGGTTCCGACCACGGGAACTCTGGGCGCTGGCGACAGCATGCGGGTGACAGTGGGATTTCACCCGCTGACGACCGGTGACCATTCcgggtggctgtgctgcaacACCGGTGAGTGCTGGGCCCTGCACGGGGCACAGGACACTTCTCCACCATCGCTCCCTGTTGTCCCATCCCATGGGGATTGTCCCATCCCCCTCCATTCcctccagaggtccctcccCTGTTCCAGCTTTaccccaaagaaaacagagttttctgttgtgttaGCAACTGTTGTGTTGATAACAGTTTTCTGTTGTGTGATCAACTGTTCTGTTGTGTTTATCAAGCCCCTTGGTGTTTAGGGGCTTGATAAAGTGGATCCCCTCTAACAGGGCTAAGATTTTTGCACTCCTGTTTTGCTGGGAGTTGCTGAATGGAGGAAGGAGGAACCCTGATTCTGCAGGACCGtgtggctgtgcctgggtgaagttttgttttattcctgggCAGTGCTGTATGCGAGGTGTGAGGTTTCCATCAGACTCTCTCCAGTGCAATGTGTTTCTTGCACACCTCTGTCCCGTATGCTGCTTCTCCATTGGCTTGTCGCAGACCCTTTTTCTATGTTGCCCTTCCACATATATTTGGTTTCTGTCTAATAACATTTCCAGGCCCTCGAGTTCCTGTTTGGTGACAAATCAAGACAAATTTTTCCTTGTCCCCATTTCCCAGGCCGTTCAAGCTGTTGCAAACCTCTCACATCTATCTCGCATTTGATTTCTAGACTGAGGAATCCCATTCAGTGTTCATGTAGAAGCTACTCTGTTCTCATTAATCTTTCCTTTgtcccttttttatttaatttgcaatGCTCCAGCTTGGGTTTTGAGATCagaacaatataaaatatttcacaactaatgcagctgtgggtttggacagggagatgatgatgatgattttcaCAGGGTTCATTTTGTAGTGGTTTGTCATattgcagagccaggctggttgtgtttcctcacctgtgtcccctcctgctgtgggctgtcACTTCACTTGTTCCTCTGGGCCTCCTTTTGCTGCCCACATGCCCCCAGGCGTATTTGCTGGTCAGCAACAAGGGATCCAAGGGATCAGGAGAGACAGGAGTCTCGTGGGATGCCCAGGGCAGACCCTGGGCAAGCCAGGACTGAACTGGGCTCCTCAGCGTCACCTGAAGGACTTTGATGCAGAAATCCCGGTGATCTGAGTGGGTCACTGGAGCACATTGACAAATCTCTCTGTACGTACTGTCAGCTTGGGGCCAAATCTGCACAAACACTCTCAGAAATCAGGTGTTTAAGGAGGTGCCCAGGACATCCTCACGCTGTACCCCCAGAGCTGTCAGGATGTGATAAATGTACTGATCCATGGAACTGCTCATTCAGCTAAAAGCTGTGACACTTTCTCCTGTGACCTGCAGTTTGCTCTGGTCCTTGTGCTTCCATCAGCAACTGAGCTGAGCAAAGACTCCCCTTTGCTTTGTTCCAGGTGAAGAAACTATCCACACAGAGCTCCACGGAGAAGCTGGAGCTGTCCGTGTTGGGTTGAGCACAAATTTCGTGGAGGTTGAGACGACTTTCATCACCATGTCCAACCACGCAACCATGTTCATTAAAAACAGGAGTAACGTCACAGCCCACTTCCAGTGGAAGGCTTTTCCtactgaggaagaggagaataaAGAGAAGAGGAGGTTGGTCTGACAGATCCATTTCAGTGAGATACACGGCCCACGGCTAAAACTGACGTGTGGCCTCAGGGGGGTGTTGGTGCTTTTGAGTGCTTTAGGCCAAGGAAACCATGCCTGGCTCTCaggtgtgtgtccctgctggcttcaggagctcagcactTAGCATTCCAGTTCCACTTCTACTCCAACCAAGGATGGCATTTTGGCAAGGAAAGGTTGGTTGCAATGACTGGATTTCCTCAAGTTCTCATTGGGCTTTTGCCTCTCTGATCTTCTTCCTCCATGGCCTGGCAACATCCTTCAACAGCTCACCCTCTTTCCAAAGGTGATacaccctctttttttcccttagttcCTTCAGAAGCTCCTTGCCCATCCAGGCTGCTTGTCTTCCCTGTCAGCTCGCctttcagcacacagggacaatCTGTTCCTGCGCCTTCAAGACTTCTTTCTTGAAGTAtgtccatccttcctggacCCCTTTGTCTTTAAGGGCTGTTTTCCAGGGTTCTCGCCAAGTCAGTCTCTTGAACAGGCCGAATCTGCCCTCCAGAAGTCCAGAGTGGAAGTTTTGTTGATGCCCCTCCTTGTTTCACCGAATATTGAGAACTCTGTTCTTTCACGGTCACTGTAGCCCAGACAGTGGTGAACAGATGAAGTTCATTTAGTCATTAGGGAACTTCCTGGTGATATCCCTGCTGTACCTGgaccccagggaggcagcagactgCCCTGTGGAATGGATCCAGTCGATCTACAGGGCCCTCAGCTCCCCTTAGAAGGGAGTCACCTACTAGCACtacccttcttttcctcttaatgCTTGAGGCTGTGACCTGTGTGACAGAGCAAGTGCAGCTGGGAGACTCTCCaggcagaattttttctgtAGTGTCATCTGGCAGAGCCTCTGGAGCCAAGCCTCATACCTATTCTGTCAGGGTACCTGGGTAGGTGGTGGGGGTCAGGACGGAATTTTATGACCTCCCCAGCAGAGACCCATTTCCATTCCCCACTGTCTCCTAGGtctcctccttctgcctgaTGCCAAGAAGGGCAGggctcctctggctcctgctgagcttcTCTCAGGTTTGGACGGCTGTAACTCCACCAGTTTATTTCTGTGTCGCTCTCCCTAATgctcctcagcctttccacttcttccttaagctctgccacagggcagagcagatcATTCAGCTGCCCACACCACACGCAGGTGTCTTTTGCACTTCCTCTGGTATTAACACCAGGCTCagaccctccctgcagccaggggcctGGACAGCTGCGTCCTTCCTGGGGGGCTTCTGTTTGACTTAGTGcactcctgctggcagcagcagcagcagcagcaatggcttTTCATCATTTGTAAACCATAgctgggggaaataaaaaaaaaacagctgaaagaagaaagaagaaatccctgcccctgtccctgtccctgcccctgtccctgtccctgtccctgcccctgtctgTCGCAGCCGCCGCCCATCGATGGCTGGGCGCTCCCCGCCCTCCCCCATCGCACTCCCTGCCGCCGCCTGCAGACTTTTCCCCCCCGGCCCAGTCTCTCCTCAGCCAGTTCGCAcagcggcagcggcgggaggGCCGGCAGCGGGCCGACACCCAGGCAGCCGGGGCCTTCGGCCGGCAGGGCGAGAGCCCGCTGCAGAGGCAGGGCGGGCACGCTTAGCGCCCTCCCTTTCCCAAGGAGCTTGCTCCTCGGCTCTCGCCGAGCCTTCTGCTTTGCcggccttccttccttgctgctcagggccGGCCCCGGCCGAGCCTGCGGCGGGACGGCAGCGGGGGGAGCAGCTGAAGGGAGGGAGCCACAttccacactccatttcccagctgttggTGCCCTTGGTGCCTCCGAGTTCTgcttgcccagccccagggacgctctcctgcccctgcacgctcagccaggctgagatggtCACTGATGGGTTCTCtgtcagcctctcccagcccagcccagctccctgcaagctctgccagctgccctgagctctgtgcagcaccaagggcctctccccagcacagcccagccgccactggccccacagctctgctcaggccaggctgctctggccactggccccacggcctcagcccctgccaagggcacagcagcagctgcagctcagccaggactcagccccaccatgggggaaggggcttggccaaggcacaaggaggctccctggctgccctgctcccctcgggctcaggtgctgagagctctgcagcccctgctgccatcccatctacccaggccagcacaagagccccggccttggggccctgcagagctgctcctgctccaggcccagggcccatcccagagctggggcagccacaaagctgtgcccatttctgctcattgctgctctgatgagGATGCATCCTCAGCCACTTGGAGGTTGCTGATGGATTTTACTACTCCACAGGCCTCTTCTTTCTTGAGTTCTTCAGTTCAGGACTTCAGTGAGAAAAGCTCATAAACATTTGttcaaaacacccaaacaagaGAAGCCCATGGGAATAATTCAAGTCTTCAGTTCTTCTGTGgttaattagacagatttcagaagtctATTCAGTGTGAATCTAATATATTGAAAACAATGAAGAGAGAATAGTTTTGTCCTGTTGaagttttctcttcctgtttataGATTGATATCAGCAATGTCCAATTGATATTGATCCCCAGCACCTCCTAATGCAGTCTgaacagatatgaaaatcaagagccttcatggctgacaatcaaaAACACTTTGTCCCTACCCCCACccaccatttccctcagccATGTCCTgccactcagagcagctgaggaatggagtcacatccaggggtgtccccagagctcaggactGGGGCCTGGTCatttaaatctctttattgctgATCTGGACAAGGGCATAGAGGGCAGCCTCAGTCAGTTCCcaggtgtttttaagggaatCAACCCTTAAAAGGAAAGAGGTCCAGGAAGGATGAAGACATTTCAAGAAAGCAATCtgaagggggaaggagcagcctgtcccagcgTGCCAAAAGATGAGCTAGTGAGGAAAATTACTGTCCAGGCTGCCCATGCAGCTTTTTTGggaacacaggggaaaaaaggaccTGCAACTCAGGAAGTGTTTATGGACTTTGTTTAAGGctatatggaaagaaaattagagagGTGAAAGTTCAATTAAAACTAAACCTAGtggcttctgtaaaaaaaaatatttttataaaaaatattttataattttttttaataaaaaaattagcaaaaccagggagaaggagaatctCTATTCTTTATTAGATGCAGTGGAGAATATAACTAAAGATAAAGGGGTCACAAGCTCAGTTCCTACAGAGAGAACTAAAGATCAAGTAactaaagagaaggaaaaggctgagctaCTTGACACCTTGTTTGTCTCAGTTTTCAACAAGAAGACAGGTTGTCCTCAGGACAAGTGTTCTCCTGAGCTGGtaa
This genomic stretch from Vidua macroura isolate BioBank_ID:100142 chromosome 36, ASM2450914v1, whole genome shotgun sequence harbors:
- the LOC128821202 gene encoding hydrocephalus-inducing protein homolog, which encodes MASGFPKKTLTPRPWSREMLKSFTLRPSKSLWEKFFSMKKKIEARRSILPSINPVLDKSEPHQKLSSVPLKQNLFQISPPEVVFQNFVTHEVSEMVLSIMNKDKFPQVVKVSMESSPYFQLTCSNDAYRVVLPGASAPVRIRFTPEENKDYSHQLVCMTESERIVVPIRAIGGRTILTFPDQLDFSACPVKYSTQKTLLVRNVGNRAAHYQLSTQSPFSVVPTTGTLGAGDSMRVTVGFHPLTTGDHSGWLCCNTGEETIHTELHGEAGAVRVGLSTNFVEVETTFITMSNHATMFIKNRSNVTAHFQWKAFPTEEEENKEKRRLV